Proteins found in one Phocoena sinus isolate mPhoSin1 chromosome 5, mPhoSin1.pri, whole genome shotgun sequence genomic segment:
- the FGFR3 gene encoding fibroblast growth factor receptor 3 isoform X8, whose translation MGAPACALAFFVAVAVVMTGAVSGSPGMEQRVVRRAAEVPGPEPGQQELVFGSGDTVELSCHWPAGAPSGPTVWVKDGVGLAPSDRILVGPQRLQVLNASHEDAGAYSCRQRLTQSVLCHFAVRVTDAPSSGDDEDGEDEAEDTGAPYWTRPERMDKKLLAVPAANTVRFRCPAAGNPTPSISWLKNGKEFRGEHRIGGIKLRHQQWSLVMESVVPSDRGNYTCVVENKFGSIRQTYTLDVLERSPHRPILQAGLPANQTAVLGSDVEFHCKVYSDAQPHIQWLKHVEVNGSKVGPDGTPYVTVLKTAGANTTDKELEVLSLHNVTFEDAGEYTCLAGNSIGFSHHSAWLVVLPAEEELVEAGEAGSVYAGVLSYGVGFLLFILVVAAVALCRLRSPPKKGLGSPAVHKVSRFPLKRQVSLESSSSMSSNTPLVRIARLSSGEGPALANVSELELPADPKWELSRARLTLGKPLGEGCFGQVVMAEAIGINKDRAAKPVTVAVKMLKDDATDKDLSDLVSEMEMMKMIGKHKNIINLLGACTQGGPLYVLVEYAAKGNLREYLRARRPPGTDYSFDTCRLPEEQLTFKDLVSCAYQVARGMEYLASQKCIHRDLAARNVLVTEDNVMKIADFGLARDVHNLDYYKKTTNGRLPVKWMAPEALFDRVYTHQSDVWSFGVLLWEIFTLGGSPYPGIPVEELFKLLKEGHRMDKPANCTHDLYMIMRECWHAVPSQRPTFKQLVEDLDRVLTVTSTDEYLDLSVPFEQYSPGGQDTPSSGSSGDDSVFAHDLLPPAPPGSGGSRT comes from the exons ATGGGCGCTCCGGCTTGCGCCCTCGCGTTCTTTGTGGCCGTGGCAGTCGTGATGACCGGCGCTGTCTCCGGGTCCCCGGGCATGGAGCAGCGCGTCGTGCGGAGAGCAGCAG AGGTCCCGGGCCCTGAGCCTGGCCAGCAGGAGCTGGTCTTCGGCAGCGGGGACACCGTGGAGCTGAGCTGCCACTGGCCCGCGGGGGCGCCCTCAGGGCCCACGGTCTGGGTGAAGGACGGCGTGGGGCTGGCGCCCTCAGACCGCATCCTGGTGGGGCCGCAGCGGCTGCAGGTGCTCAACGCCTCCCACGAGGACGCCGGGGCCTACAGCTGCCGCCAGCGCCTCACGCAGAGTGTCCTGTGCCACTTCGCCGTGCGCGTGACAG ATGCTCCGTCCTCAGGAGACGATGAAGATGGGGAAGACGAGGCTGAAGACACAG GGGCCCCTTACTGGACGCGGCCCGAGCGGATGGACAAGAAGCTGCTGGCCGTGCCGGCGGCCAACACGGTTCGCTTCCGCTGCCCAGCCGCCGGCAACCCCACCCCGTCCATCTCCTGGCTGAAGAACGGCAAGGAGTTCCGAGGCGAGCACCGCATCGGGGGCATCAAG cTACGGCACCAGCAGTGGAGCCTGGTCATGGAGAGCGTGGTGCCTTCGGACCGCGGCAACTACACGTGCGTCGTGGAGAACAAGTTCGGCAGCATCCGGCAGACGTACACTCTGGACGTGCTGG AGCGCTCCCCGCACCGGCCCATCCTGCAGGCGGGGCTGCCCGCTAACCAGACGGCGGTGCTGGGCAGCGACGTGGAATTCCACTGCAAGGTGTACAGCGACGCGCAGCCCCACATCCAGTGGCTCAAGCACGTGGAGGTGAACGGCAGCAAAGTGGGGCCCGACGGCACGCCCTATGTCACGGTGCTCAAG ACGGCGGGCGCTAACACCACCGACAAGGAGCTAGAGGTTCTGTCCTTGCACAATGTCACCTTTGAGGACGCGGGGGAGTACACGTGTCTGGCGGGCAATTCTATCGGGTTTTCCCATCACTCTGCGTGGCTGGTGGTGCTGCCAG CTGAGGAGGAGCTGGTGGAGGCTGGTGAGGCTGGCAGTGTGTACGCAGGTGTCCTCAGCTACGGGGTGGGCTTCCTTCTCTTCATCCTGGTGGTGGCCGCTGTGGCCCTCTGCCGCCTGCGCAGCCCCCCCAAGAAGGGCCTGGGCTCGCCCGCCGTGCACAAGGTCTCCCGCTTCCCGCTCAAGCGACAG GTGTCCTTGGAGTCCAGCTCGTCCATGAGCTCCAACACGCCGCTGGTGCGGATCGCCCGGCTGTCCTCGGGGGAGGGCCCCGCGCTGGCCAACGTCTCTGAGCTCGAGCTGCCCGCCGACCCCAAGTGGGAGCTGTCCCGGGCCCG GCTGACTCTGGGCAAGCCTCTCGGGGAGGGCTGCTTCGGCCAGGTGGTCATGGCGGAGGCCATCGGCATCAACAAGGACCGGGCTGCCAAGCCCGTCACGGTGGCGGTGAAGATGctgaaag ATGACGCCACAGATAAGGACCTGTCGGACCTGGTGTCCGAGAtggagatgatgaaaatgatCGGGAAGCACAAGAACATCATCAACCTGCTGGGCGCCTGCACGCAGGGCG GGCCCCTGTACGTGCTGGTGGAGTACGCGGCCAAGGGCAACCTGCGGGAGTACCTGCGGGCGCGGCGGCCCCCGGGCACGGACTACTCCTTCGACACTTGCCGGCTGCCCGAGGAGCAGCTCACCTTCAAGGACCTGGTTTCCTGCGCCTACCAGGTGGCGCGGGGCATGGAGTACCTCGCCTCGCAGAAG TGCATCCACAGGGACCTGGCCGCCCGCAATGTGCTGGTGACCGAGGACAACGTGATGAAGATCGCGGACTTTGGCCTGGCCCGCGACGTGCACAATCTCGACTACTACAAGAAGACCACCAAT GGCCGCCTGCCCGTGAAGTGGATGGCGCCCGAGGCCTTGTTTGACCGCGTCTACACCCACCAGAGTGACGT CTGGTCCTTCGGTGTCCTACTCTGGGAGATCTTCACGCTGGGGGGCTCGCCGTACCCCGGCATCCCCGTGGAGGAGCTCTTCAAGCTGCTGAAGGAAGGCCACCGCATGGACAAGCCGGCCAACTGCACGCACGATCT GTACATGATCATGCGCGAGTGCTGGCACGCCGTGCCCTCCCAGAGGCCCACCTTCAAGCAGCTGGTGGAAGACCTGGACCGTGTGCTCACCGTTACATCCACCGAC GAGTACCTCGACTTGTCGGTGCCCTTCGAGCAGTACTCGCCGGGCGGCCAGGACACCCCCAGCTCCGGCTCCTCAGGGGACGACTCCGTGTTCGCCCATGACCTGCTGCCCCCGGCCCCACCAGGCAGCGGGGGCTCGCGGACGTGA
- the FGFR3 gene encoding fibroblast growth factor receptor 3 isoform X7: MGAPACALAFFVAVAVVMTGAVSGSPGMEQRVVRRAAEVPGPEPGQQELVFGSGDTVELSCHWPAGAPSGPTVWVKDGVGLAPSDRILVGPQRLQVLNASHEDAGAYSCRQRLTQSVLCHFAVRVTDAPSSGDDEDGEDEAEDTGAPYWTRPERMDKKLLAVPAANTVRFRCPAAGNPTPSISWLKNGKEFRGEHRIGGIKLRHQQWSLVMESVVPSDRGNYTCVVENKFGSIRQTYTLDVLERSPHRPILQAGLPANQTAVLGSDVEFHCKVYSDAQPHIQWLKHVEVNGSKVGPDGTPYVTVLKTAGANTTDKELEVLSLHNVTFEDAGEYTCLAGNSIGFSHHSAWLVVLPAEEELVEAGEAGSVYAGVLSYGVGFLLFILVVAAVALCRLRSPPKKGLGSPAVHKVSRFPLKRQQVSLESSSSMSSNTPLVRIARLSSGEGPALANVSELELPADPKWELSRARLTLGKPLGEGCFGQVVMAEAIGINKDRAAKPVTVAVKMLKDDATDKDLSDLVSEMEMMKMIGKHKNIINLLGACTQGGPLYVLVEYAAKGNLREYLRARRPPGTDYSFDTCRLPEEQLTFKDLVSCAYQVARGMEYLASQKCIHRDLAARNVLVTEDNVMKIADFGLARDVHNLDYYKKTTNGRLPVKWMAPEALFDRVYTHQSDVWSFGVLLWEIFTLGGSPYPGIPVEELFKLLKEGHRMDKPANCTHDLYMIMRECWHAVPSQRPTFKQLVEDLDRVLTVTSTDEYLDLSVPFEQYSPGGQDTPSSGSSGDDSVFAHDLLPPAPPGSGGSRT; encoded by the exons ATGGGCGCTCCGGCTTGCGCCCTCGCGTTCTTTGTGGCCGTGGCAGTCGTGATGACCGGCGCTGTCTCCGGGTCCCCGGGCATGGAGCAGCGCGTCGTGCGGAGAGCAGCAG AGGTCCCGGGCCCTGAGCCTGGCCAGCAGGAGCTGGTCTTCGGCAGCGGGGACACCGTGGAGCTGAGCTGCCACTGGCCCGCGGGGGCGCCCTCAGGGCCCACGGTCTGGGTGAAGGACGGCGTGGGGCTGGCGCCCTCAGACCGCATCCTGGTGGGGCCGCAGCGGCTGCAGGTGCTCAACGCCTCCCACGAGGACGCCGGGGCCTACAGCTGCCGCCAGCGCCTCACGCAGAGTGTCCTGTGCCACTTCGCCGTGCGCGTGACAG ATGCTCCGTCCTCAGGAGACGATGAAGATGGGGAAGACGAGGCTGAAGACACAG GGGCCCCTTACTGGACGCGGCCCGAGCGGATGGACAAGAAGCTGCTGGCCGTGCCGGCGGCCAACACGGTTCGCTTCCGCTGCCCAGCCGCCGGCAACCCCACCCCGTCCATCTCCTGGCTGAAGAACGGCAAGGAGTTCCGAGGCGAGCACCGCATCGGGGGCATCAAG cTACGGCACCAGCAGTGGAGCCTGGTCATGGAGAGCGTGGTGCCTTCGGACCGCGGCAACTACACGTGCGTCGTGGAGAACAAGTTCGGCAGCATCCGGCAGACGTACACTCTGGACGTGCTGG AGCGCTCCCCGCACCGGCCCATCCTGCAGGCGGGGCTGCCCGCTAACCAGACGGCGGTGCTGGGCAGCGACGTGGAATTCCACTGCAAGGTGTACAGCGACGCGCAGCCCCACATCCAGTGGCTCAAGCACGTGGAGGTGAACGGCAGCAAAGTGGGGCCCGACGGCACGCCCTATGTCACGGTGCTCAAG ACGGCGGGCGCTAACACCACCGACAAGGAGCTAGAGGTTCTGTCCTTGCACAATGTCACCTTTGAGGACGCGGGGGAGTACACGTGTCTGGCGGGCAATTCTATCGGGTTTTCCCATCACTCTGCGTGGCTGGTGGTGCTGCCAG CTGAGGAGGAGCTGGTGGAGGCTGGTGAGGCTGGCAGTGTGTACGCAGGTGTCCTCAGCTACGGGGTGGGCTTCCTTCTCTTCATCCTGGTGGTGGCCGCTGTGGCCCTCTGCCGCCTGCGCAGCCCCCCCAAGAAGGGCCTGGGCTCGCCCGCCGTGCACAAGGTCTCCCGCTTCCCGCTCAAGCGACAG CAGGTGTCCTTGGAGTCCAGCTCGTCCATGAGCTCCAACACGCCGCTGGTGCGGATCGCCCGGCTGTCCTCGGGGGAGGGCCCCGCGCTGGCCAACGTCTCTGAGCTCGAGCTGCCCGCCGACCCCAAGTGGGAGCTGTCCCGGGCCCG GCTGACTCTGGGCAAGCCTCTCGGGGAGGGCTGCTTCGGCCAGGTGGTCATGGCGGAGGCCATCGGCATCAACAAGGACCGGGCTGCCAAGCCCGTCACGGTGGCGGTGAAGATGctgaaag ATGACGCCACAGATAAGGACCTGTCGGACCTGGTGTCCGAGAtggagatgatgaaaatgatCGGGAAGCACAAGAACATCATCAACCTGCTGGGCGCCTGCACGCAGGGCG GGCCCCTGTACGTGCTGGTGGAGTACGCGGCCAAGGGCAACCTGCGGGAGTACCTGCGGGCGCGGCGGCCCCCGGGCACGGACTACTCCTTCGACACTTGCCGGCTGCCCGAGGAGCAGCTCACCTTCAAGGACCTGGTTTCCTGCGCCTACCAGGTGGCGCGGGGCATGGAGTACCTCGCCTCGCAGAAG TGCATCCACAGGGACCTGGCCGCCCGCAATGTGCTGGTGACCGAGGACAACGTGATGAAGATCGCGGACTTTGGCCTGGCCCGCGACGTGCACAATCTCGACTACTACAAGAAGACCACCAAT GGCCGCCTGCCCGTGAAGTGGATGGCGCCCGAGGCCTTGTTTGACCGCGTCTACACCCACCAGAGTGACGT CTGGTCCTTCGGTGTCCTACTCTGGGAGATCTTCACGCTGGGGGGCTCGCCGTACCCCGGCATCCCCGTGGAGGAGCTCTTCAAGCTGCTGAAGGAAGGCCACCGCATGGACAAGCCGGCCAACTGCACGCACGATCT GTACATGATCATGCGCGAGTGCTGGCACGCCGTGCCCTCCCAGAGGCCCACCTTCAAGCAGCTGGTGGAAGACCTGGACCGTGTGCTCACCGTTACATCCACCGAC GAGTACCTCGACTTGTCGGTGCCCTTCGAGCAGTACTCGCCGGGCGGCCAGGACACCCCCAGCTCCGGCTCCTCAGGGGACGACTCCGTGTTCGCCCATGACCTGCTGCCCCCGGCCCCACCAGGCAGCGGGGGCTCGCGGACGTGA
- the FGFR3 gene encoding fibroblast growth factor receptor 3 isoform X6, with the protein MGAPACALAFFVAVAVVMTGAVSGSPGMEQRVVRRAAEVPGPEPGQQELVFGSGDTVELSCHWPAGAPSGPTVWVKDGVGLAPSDRILVGPQRLQVLNASHEDAGAYSCRQRLTQSVLCHFAVRVTDAPSSGDDEDGEDEAEDTAGAPYWTRPERMDKKLLAVPAANTVRFRCPAAGNPTPSISWLKNGKEFRGEHRIGGIKLRHQQWSLVMESVVPSDRGNYTCVVENKFGSIRQTYTLDVLERSPHRPILQAGLPANQTAVLGSDVEFHCKVYSDAQPHIQWLKHVEVNGSKVGPDGTPYVTVLKTAGANTTDKELEVLSLHNVTFEDAGEYTCLAGNSIGFSHHSAWLVVLPAEEELVEAGEAGSVYAGVLSYGVGFLLFILVVAAVALCRLRSPPKKGLGSPAVHKVSRFPLKRQVSLESSSSMSSNTPLVRIARLSSGEGPALANVSELELPADPKWELSRARLTLGKPLGEGCFGQVVMAEAIGINKDRAAKPVTVAVKMLKDDATDKDLSDLVSEMEMMKMIGKHKNIINLLGACTQGGPLYVLVEYAAKGNLREYLRARRPPGTDYSFDTCRLPEEQLTFKDLVSCAYQVARGMEYLASQKCIHRDLAARNVLVTEDNVMKIADFGLARDVHNLDYYKKTTNGRLPVKWMAPEALFDRVYTHQSDVWSFGVLLWEIFTLGGSPYPGIPVEELFKLLKEGHRMDKPANCTHDLYMIMRECWHAVPSQRPTFKQLVEDLDRVLTVTSTDEYLDLSVPFEQYSPGGQDTPSSGSSGDDSVFAHDLLPPAPPGSGGSRT; encoded by the exons ATGGGCGCTCCGGCTTGCGCCCTCGCGTTCTTTGTGGCCGTGGCAGTCGTGATGACCGGCGCTGTCTCCGGGTCCCCGGGCATGGAGCAGCGCGTCGTGCGGAGAGCAGCAG AGGTCCCGGGCCCTGAGCCTGGCCAGCAGGAGCTGGTCTTCGGCAGCGGGGACACCGTGGAGCTGAGCTGCCACTGGCCCGCGGGGGCGCCCTCAGGGCCCACGGTCTGGGTGAAGGACGGCGTGGGGCTGGCGCCCTCAGACCGCATCCTGGTGGGGCCGCAGCGGCTGCAGGTGCTCAACGCCTCCCACGAGGACGCCGGGGCCTACAGCTGCCGCCAGCGCCTCACGCAGAGTGTCCTGTGCCACTTCGCCGTGCGCGTGACAG ATGCTCCGTCCTCAGGAGACGATGAAGATGGGGAAGACGAGGCTGAAGACACAG CAGGGGCCCCTTACTGGACGCGGCCCGAGCGGATGGACAAGAAGCTGCTGGCCGTGCCGGCGGCCAACACGGTTCGCTTCCGCTGCCCAGCCGCCGGCAACCCCACCCCGTCCATCTCCTGGCTGAAGAACGGCAAGGAGTTCCGAGGCGAGCACCGCATCGGGGGCATCAAG cTACGGCACCAGCAGTGGAGCCTGGTCATGGAGAGCGTGGTGCCTTCGGACCGCGGCAACTACACGTGCGTCGTGGAGAACAAGTTCGGCAGCATCCGGCAGACGTACACTCTGGACGTGCTGG AGCGCTCCCCGCACCGGCCCATCCTGCAGGCGGGGCTGCCCGCTAACCAGACGGCGGTGCTGGGCAGCGACGTGGAATTCCACTGCAAGGTGTACAGCGACGCGCAGCCCCACATCCAGTGGCTCAAGCACGTGGAGGTGAACGGCAGCAAAGTGGGGCCCGACGGCACGCCCTATGTCACGGTGCTCAAG ACGGCGGGCGCTAACACCACCGACAAGGAGCTAGAGGTTCTGTCCTTGCACAATGTCACCTTTGAGGACGCGGGGGAGTACACGTGTCTGGCGGGCAATTCTATCGGGTTTTCCCATCACTCTGCGTGGCTGGTGGTGCTGCCAG CTGAGGAGGAGCTGGTGGAGGCTGGTGAGGCTGGCAGTGTGTACGCAGGTGTCCTCAGCTACGGGGTGGGCTTCCTTCTCTTCATCCTGGTGGTGGCCGCTGTGGCCCTCTGCCGCCTGCGCAGCCCCCCCAAGAAGGGCCTGGGCTCGCCCGCCGTGCACAAGGTCTCCCGCTTCCCGCTCAAGCGACAG GTGTCCTTGGAGTCCAGCTCGTCCATGAGCTCCAACACGCCGCTGGTGCGGATCGCCCGGCTGTCCTCGGGGGAGGGCCCCGCGCTGGCCAACGTCTCTGAGCTCGAGCTGCCCGCCGACCCCAAGTGGGAGCTGTCCCGGGCCCG GCTGACTCTGGGCAAGCCTCTCGGGGAGGGCTGCTTCGGCCAGGTGGTCATGGCGGAGGCCATCGGCATCAACAAGGACCGGGCTGCCAAGCCCGTCACGGTGGCGGTGAAGATGctgaaag ATGACGCCACAGATAAGGACCTGTCGGACCTGGTGTCCGAGAtggagatgatgaaaatgatCGGGAAGCACAAGAACATCATCAACCTGCTGGGCGCCTGCACGCAGGGCG GGCCCCTGTACGTGCTGGTGGAGTACGCGGCCAAGGGCAACCTGCGGGAGTACCTGCGGGCGCGGCGGCCCCCGGGCACGGACTACTCCTTCGACACTTGCCGGCTGCCCGAGGAGCAGCTCACCTTCAAGGACCTGGTTTCCTGCGCCTACCAGGTGGCGCGGGGCATGGAGTACCTCGCCTCGCAGAAG TGCATCCACAGGGACCTGGCCGCCCGCAATGTGCTGGTGACCGAGGACAACGTGATGAAGATCGCGGACTTTGGCCTGGCCCGCGACGTGCACAATCTCGACTACTACAAGAAGACCACCAAT GGCCGCCTGCCCGTGAAGTGGATGGCGCCCGAGGCCTTGTTTGACCGCGTCTACACCCACCAGAGTGACGT CTGGTCCTTCGGTGTCCTACTCTGGGAGATCTTCACGCTGGGGGGCTCGCCGTACCCCGGCATCCCCGTGGAGGAGCTCTTCAAGCTGCTGAAGGAAGGCCACCGCATGGACAAGCCGGCCAACTGCACGCACGATCT GTACATGATCATGCGCGAGTGCTGGCACGCCGTGCCCTCCCAGAGGCCCACCTTCAAGCAGCTGGTGGAAGACCTGGACCGTGTGCTCACCGTTACATCCACCGAC GAGTACCTCGACTTGTCGGTGCCCTTCGAGCAGTACTCGCCGGGCGGCCAGGACACCCCCAGCTCCGGCTCCTCAGGGGACGACTCCGTGTTCGCCCATGACCTGCTGCCCCCGGCCCCACCAGGCAGCGGGGGCTCGCGGACGTGA
- the FGFR3 gene encoding fibroblast growth factor receptor 3 isoform X1: MGAPACALAFFVAVAVVMTGAVSGSPGMEQRVVRRAAEVPGPEPGQQELVFGSGDTVELSCHWPAGAPSGPTVWVKDGVGLAPSDRILVGPQRLQVLNASHEDAGAYSCRQRLTQSVLCHFAVRVTDAPSSGDDEDGEDEAEDTAGAPYWTRPERMDKKLLAVPAANTVRFRCPAAGNPTPSISWLKNGKEFRGEHRIGGIKLRHQQWSLVMESVVPSDRGNYTCVVENKFGSIRQTYTLDVLERSPHRPILQAGLPANQTAVLGSDVEFHCKVYSDAQPHIQWLKHVEVNGSKVGPDGTPYVTVLKSWISESVEADARLRLANVSERDGGEYLCRASNFIGVAEKAFWLRVHGPQAAEEELVEAGEAGSVYAGVLSYGVGFLLFILVVAAVALCRLRSPPKKGLGSPAVHKVSRFPLKRQQVSLESSSSMSSNTPLVRIARLSSGEGPALANVSELELPADPKWELSRARLTLGKPLGEGCFGQVVMAEAIGINKDRAAKPVTVAVKMLKDDATDKDLSDLVSEMEMMKMIGKHKNIINLLGACTQGGPLYVLVEYAAKGNLREYLRARRPPGTDYSFDTCRLPEEQLTFKDLVSCAYQVARGMEYLASQKCIHRDLAARNVLVTEDNVMKIADFGLARDVHNLDYYKKTTNGRLPVKWMAPEALFDRVYTHQSDVWSFGVLLWEIFTLGGSPYPGIPVEELFKLLKEGHRMDKPANCTHDLYMIMRECWHAVPSQRPTFKQLVEDLDRVLTVTSTDEYLDLSVPFEQYSPGGQDTPSSGSSGDDSVFAHDLLPPAPPGSGGSRT, encoded by the exons ATGGGCGCTCCGGCTTGCGCCCTCGCGTTCTTTGTGGCCGTGGCAGTCGTGATGACCGGCGCTGTCTCCGGGTCCCCGGGCATGGAGCAGCGCGTCGTGCGGAGAGCAGCAG AGGTCCCGGGCCCTGAGCCTGGCCAGCAGGAGCTGGTCTTCGGCAGCGGGGACACCGTGGAGCTGAGCTGCCACTGGCCCGCGGGGGCGCCCTCAGGGCCCACGGTCTGGGTGAAGGACGGCGTGGGGCTGGCGCCCTCAGACCGCATCCTGGTGGGGCCGCAGCGGCTGCAGGTGCTCAACGCCTCCCACGAGGACGCCGGGGCCTACAGCTGCCGCCAGCGCCTCACGCAGAGTGTCCTGTGCCACTTCGCCGTGCGCGTGACAG ATGCTCCGTCCTCAGGAGACGATGAAGATGGGGAAGACGAGGCTGAAGACACAG CAGGGGCCCCTTACTGGACGCGGCCCGAGCGGATGGACAAGAAGCTGCTGGCCGTGCCGGCGGCCAACACGGTTCGCTTCCGCTGCCCAGCCGCCGGCAACCCCACCCCGTCCATCTCCTGGCTGAAGAACGGCAAGGAGTTCCGAGGCGAGCACCGCATCGGGGGCATCAAG cTACGGCACCAGCAGTGGAGCCTGGTCATGGAGAGCGTGGTGCCTTCGGACCGCGGCAACTACACGTGCGTCGTGGAGAACAAGTTCGGCAGCATCCGGCAGACGTACACTCTGGACGTGCTGG AGCGCTCCCCGCACCGGCCCATCCTGCAGGCGGGGCTGCCCGCTAACCAGACGGCGGTGCTGGGCAGCGACGTGGAATTCCACTGCAAGGTGTACAGCGACGCGCAGCCCCACATCCAGTGGCTCAAGCACGTGGAGGTGAACGGCAGCAAAGTGGGGCCCGACGGCACGCCCTATGTCACGGTGCTCAAG TCGTGGATCAGTGAGAGTGTGGAGGCCGACGCGCGCCTCCGCCTGGCCAATGTGTCCGAGCGCGACGGGGGCGAGTACCTCTGTCGAGCCTCCAATTTCATAGGCGTGGCTGAGAAGGCCTTTTGGCTGCGTGTTCACGGGCCCCAAGCAG CTGAGGAGGAGCTGGTGGAGGCTGGTGAGGCTGGCAGTGTGTACGCAGGTGTCCTCAGCTACGGGGTGGGCTTCCTTCTCTTCATCCTGGTGGTGGCCGCTGTGGCCCTCTGCCGCCTGCGCAGCCCCCCCAAGAAGGGCCTGGGCTCGCCCGCCGTGCACAAGGTCTCCCGCTTCCCGCTCAAGCGACAG CAGGTGTCCTTGGAGTCCAGCTCGTCCATGAGCTCCAACACGCCGCTGGTGCGGATCGCCCGGCTGTCCTCGGGGGAGGGCCCCGCGCTGGCCAACGTCTCTGAGCTCGAGCTGCCCGCCGACCCCAAGTGGGAGCTGTCCCGGGCCCG GCTGACTCTGGGCAAGCCTCTCGGGGAGGGCTGCTTCGGCCAGGTGGTCATGGCGGAGGCCATCGGCATCAACAAGGACCGGGCTGCCAAGCCCGTCACGGTGGCGGTGAAGATGctgaaag ATGACGCCACAGATAAGGACCTGTCGGACCTGGTGTCCGAGAtggagatgatgaaaatgatCGGGAAGCACAAGAACATCATCAACCTGCTGGGCGCCTGCACGCAGGGCG GGCCCCTGTACGTGCTGGTGGAGTACGCGGCCAAGGGCAACCTGCGGGAGTACCTGCGGGCGCGGCGGCCCCCGGGCACGGACTACTCCTTCGACACTTGCCGGCTGCCCGAGGAGCAGCTCACCTTCAAGGACCTGGTTTCCTGCGCCTACCAGGTGGCGCGGGGCATGGAGTACCTCGCCTCGCAGAAG TGCATCCACAGGGACCTGGCCGCCCGCAATGTGCTGGTGACCGAGGACAACGTGATGAAGATCGCGGACTTTGGCCTGGCCCGCGACGTGCACAATCTCGACTACTACAAGAAGACCACCAAT GGCCGCCTGCCCGTGAAGTGGATGGCGCCCGAGGCCTTGTTTGACCGCGTCTACACCCACCAGAGTGACGT CTGGTCCTTCGGTGTCCTACTCTGGGAGATCTTCACGCTGGGGGGCTCGCCGTACCCCGGCATCCCCGTGGAGGAGCTCTTCAAGCTGCTGAAGGAAGGCCACCGCATGGACAAGCCGGCCAACTGCACGCACGATCT GTACATGATCATGCGCGAGTGCTGGCACGCCGTGCCCTCCCAGAGGCCCACCTTCAAGCAGCTGGTGGAAGACCTGGACCGTGTGCTCACCGTTACATCCACCGAC GAGTACCTCGACTTGTCGGTGCCCTTCGAGCAGTACTCGCCGGGCGGCCAGGACACCCCCAGCTCCGGCTCCTCAGGGGACGACTCCGTGTTCGCCCATGACCTGCTGCCCCCGGCCCCACCAGGCAGCGGGGGCTCGCGGACGTGA